One window of Trifolium pratense cultivar HEN17-A07 linkage group LG5, ARS_RC_1.1, whole genome shotgun sequence genomic DNA carries:
- the LOC123884200 gene encoding YTH domain-containing protein ECT2-like isoform X2, which translates to MAQGVYGDGGSYMYPQNYGYPPYGSYPSPSSSPTIPHDEKLFGLQQYQYPSYYPSPASANGTYGANKVNSQGGKTSAAGAEHVPSSVLNKGSTTTGTNGYSSNNTGSNDSYQRAGYSSYVPASGYQNPSVGTQPSYPSDPLFSDRQSKHGAKFGLSSPAMSAKDYSSQRNTTIPQPLPQFTNLHSSMQSSGLGLYSGYGNGLYPSNAMYGQYGSTYRGRSNFGSTAYGSRTSSYDSKYKSSNYGRAFDHVKRNVDGFGELNKGPRGSNSSDDKNVKSVGPVTLLLKGQDLPIKSDNQEVNPVPNKQPYNGEDLSETYSDAKFFVIKSYSEDDIHKSMKYNVWTSTPNGNKKLDAAYQEAKEKAVACPIFLLFSVNTSGQFVGLAEMVSPVDFDRTVEYWQQDRWTGCFSVKWHIIKDIPNNELRHITLENNENKPVTNSRDTQEVKFEKGIEILKIFKEYSSKTCILDDFAFYEGREKTMLEKKAKEQSFAKEILQVTKSNDLTTNGTDILPKSNDGTLAKELVIADAAGSEKVVEVNGTPTSPTQPPADSSNNGLTSDNIKQ; encoded by the exons ATGGCGCAA GGTGTTTATGGAGATGGTGGTTCTTACATGTACCCTCAAAATTATGGTTATCCACCATATGGATCCTATCCGTCACCCAGTTCATCTCCAACCATCCCACATGATGAGAAGCTCTTTGGGCTGCAACAGTACCAGTATCCTTCTTATTATCCTTCTCCAGCTTCTGCCAATGGGACATACGGTGCTAACAAAGTCAATTCTCAGGGAGGGAAAACTTCAGCTGCTGGTGCTGAACATGTCCCTTCATCAGTTTTGAACAAAGGAAGCACCACTACTGGGACCAATGGATATTCTTCAAATAACACTGGGTCAAATGATTCTTATCAAAGGGCTGGCTATTCTTCATATGTTCCTGCGTCAGGATATCAAAATCCAAGTGTCGGTACTCAACCATCATACCCTTCAGATCCCTTATTTTCTGATAGGCAGTCCAAACATGGAGCAAAGTTTGGATTATCTTCGCCGGCTATGTCTGCCAAAGATTATTCCTCTCAAAGGAATACCACTATTCCCCAACCACTTCCACAATTCACG AACTTGCATAGTTCCATGCAATCATCTGGACTGGGACTGTATTCTGGTTATGGTAATGGTCTGTACCCAAGCAACGCAATGTACGGACAATATGGAAGCACATACAGAGGTAGGTCCAATTTCGGATCTACTGCATATGGATCCAGAACAAGCTCGTATGATAGCAAGTATAAATCCTCAAATTATGGCCGTGCATTTGACCATGTCAAAAGAAATGTGGATGGCTTTGGTGAGCTGAACAAGGGACCGAGAGGCTCCAATAGTTCTGAtgataaaaatgtcaaaagTGTTGGACCTGTCACATTATTACTCAAGGGACAGGACCTTCCTATCAAGAGTGATAATCAAGAAGTGAATCCAGTTCCCAACAAGCAACCGTACAATGGGGAAGATTTATCTGAGACTTATTCTGATGCGAAGTTTTTTGTCATCAAATCTTATAGTGAGGATGATATTCATAAAAGTATGAAATACAATGTGTGGACAAGCACCCCTAATGGGAACAAGAAGCTTGATGCTGCATATCAGGAAGCCAAGGAGAAGGCTGTTGCCTGTCCTATATTTTTGCTATTTTCG GTCAATACTAGTGGACAATTTGTTGGTTTAGCAGAGATGGTGAGTCCAGTTGATTTTGACAGAACAGTAGAGTACTGGCAGCAGGATAGGTGGACCGGTTGCTTTTCTGTGAAGTGGCATATCATTAAGGATATCCCAAATAATGAGTTGAGACACATAACACttgaaaacaatgaaaacaaaccTGTGACAAACAGTAGGGACACTCAAGAG GTTAAGTTTGAGAAGGGTATTGAAATTCTGAAAATTTTCAAGGAGTATTCAAGCAAAACATGCATCCTGGATGATTTTGCATTTTATGAGGGTCGCGAAAAGACTATGCTGGAGAAAAAAGCCAAGGAACAATCCTTTGCAAAAGAGATA TTACAGGTCACCAAGTCAAATGATTTAACAACTAATGGGACAGATATATTGCCCAAGTCTAATGATGGAACCTTGGCGAAGGAATTGGTTATTGCAGATGCAGCAGGAAGTGAGAAGGTTGTAGAAGTGAATGGAACACCTACTTCACCTACTCAACCACCCGCAGACTCTTCAAATAACGGTTTAACCAGTGACAATATCAAGCAGTAG
- the LOC123884200 gene encoding YTH domain-containing protein ECT4-like isoform X1, with amino-acid sequence MATVASSPDTTTNTTELLQNMTLGSETRTIAVPEPAKKNGHGQANDVPKPFNTNASFVPNGHPSTEYYYGGYDGQGGYVNDWSNIYPSYVNANGGMAQGVYGDGGSYMYPQNYGYPPYGSYPSPSSSPTIPHDEKLFGLQQYQYPSYYPSPASANGTYGANKVNSQGGKTSAAGAEHVPSSVLNKGSTTTGTNGYSSNNTGSNDSYQRAGYSSYVPASGYQNPSVGTQPSYPSDPLFSDRQSKHGAKFGLSSPAMSAKDYSSQRNTTIPQPLPQFTNLHSSMQSSGLGLYSGYGNGLYPSNAMYGQYGSTYRGRSNFGSTAYGSRTSSYDSKYKSSNYGRAFDHVKRNVDGFGELNKGPRGSNSSDDKNVKSVGPVTLLLKGQDLPIKSDNQEVNPVPNKQPYNGEDLSETYSDAKFFVIKSYSEDDIHKSMKYNVWTSTPNGNKKLDAAYQEAKEKAVACPIFLLFSVNTSGQFVGLAEMVSPVDFDRTVEYWQQDRWTGCFSVKWHIIKDIPNNELRHITLENNENKPVTNSRDTQEVKFEKGIEILKIFKEYSSKTCILDDFAFYEGREKTMLEKKAKEQSFAKEILQVTKSNDLTTNGTDILPKSNDGTLAKELVIADAAGSEKVVEVNGTPTSPTQPPADSSNNGLTSDNIKQ; translated from the exons ATGGCTACCGTCGCTTCCTCACCGGACACTACTACCA ACACTACAGAATTACTACAGAATATGACTTTGGGTTCTGAGACCAGGACGATTGCAGTTCCTGAGCCGGCAAAGAAG AATGGACATGGTCAAGCTAATGACGTGCCCAAGCCATTTAATACGAATGCGAGTTTTGTTCCAAACGGACACCCTTCTACTGAATACTATTACGGAG GCTATGATGGGCAAGGCGGTTATGTCAATGATTGGAGCAACATTTATCCCAGTTATGTGAATGCTAATGGAGGAATGGCGCAA GGTGTTTATGGAGATGGTGGTTCTTACATGTACCCTCAAAATTATGGTTATCCACCATATGGATCCTATCCGTCACCCAGTTCATCTCCAACCATCCCACATGATGAGAAGCTCTTTGGGCTGCAACAGTACCAGTATCCTTCTTATTATCCTTCTCCAGCTTCTGCCAATGGGACATACGGTGCTAACAAAGTCAATTCTCAGGGAGGGAAAACTTCAGCTGCTGGTGCTGAACATGTCCCTTCATCAGTTTTGAACAAAGGAAGCACCACTACTGGGACCAATGGATATTCTTCAAATAACACTGGGTCAAATGATTCTTATCAAAGGGCTGGCTATTCTTCATATGTTCCTGCGTCAGGATATCAAAATCCAAGTGTCGGTACTCAACCATCATACCCTTCAGATCCCTTATTTTCTGATAGGCAGTCCAAACATGGAGCAAAGTTTGGATTATCTTCGCCGGCTATGTCTGCCAAAGATTATTCCTCTCAAAGGAATACCACTATTCCCCAACCACTTCCACAATTCACG AACTTGCATAGTTCCATGCAATCATCTGGACTGGGACTGTATTCTGGTTATGGTAATGGTCTGTACCCAAGCAACGCAATGTACGGACAATATGGAAGCACATACAGAGGTAGGTCCAATTTCGGATCTACTGCATATGGATCCAGAACAAGCTCGTATGATAGCAAGTATAAATCCTCAAATTATGGCCGTGCATTTGACCATGTCAAAAGAAATGTGGATGGCTTTGGTGAGCTGAACAAGGGACCGAGAGGCTCCAATAGTTCTGAtgataaaaatgtcaaaagTGTTGGACCTGTCACATTATTACTCAAGGGACAGGACCTTCCTATCAAGAGTGATAATCAAGAAGTGAATCCAGTTCCCAACAAGCAACCGTACAATGGGGAAGATTTATCTGAGACTTATTCTGATGCGAAGTTTTTTGTCATCAAATCTTATAGTGAGGATGATATTCATAAAAGTATGAAATACAATGTGTGGACAAGCACCCCTAATGGGAACAAGAAGCTTGATGCTGCATATCAGGAAGCCAAGGAGAAGGCTGTTGCCTGTCCTATATTTTTGCTATTTTCG GTCAATACTAGTGGACAATTTGTTGGTTTAGCAGAGATGGTGAGTCCAGTTGATTTTGACAGAACAGTAGAGTACTGGCAGCAGGATAGGTGGACCGGTTGCTTTTCTGTGAAGTGGCATATCATTAAGGATATCCCAAATAATGAGTTGAGACACATAACACttgaaaacaatgaaaacaaaccTGTGACAAACAGTAGGGACACTCAAGAG GTTAAGTTTGAGAAGGGTATTGAAATTCTGAAAATTTTCAAGGAGTATTCAAGCAAAACATGCATCCTGGATGATTTTGCATTTTATGAGGGTCGCGAAAAGACTATGCTGGAGAAAAAAGCCAAGGAACAATCCTTTGCAAAAGAGATA TTACAGGTCACCAAGTCAAATGATTTAACAACTAATGGGACAGATATATTGCCCAAGTCTAATGATGGAACCTTGGCGAAGGAATTGGTTATTGCAGATGCAGCAGGAAGTGAGAAGGTTGTAGAAGTGAATGGAACACCTACTTCACCTACTCAACCACCCGCAGACTCTTCAAATAACGGTTTAACCAGTGACAATATCAAGCAGTAG
- the LOC123885960 gene encoding transcription factor DIVARICATA-like → MYQNTIDMATAATTRSPTQWSREDAKIFERALLMVPENSPNRWEKMAEKVPGKSAAEVKDYYQDLVHEISEIESGRVEIPIYPDDLDESDDLDESDDLAESGGSGLFDSMKETPWTEEEQRLFLAELEKYEKEDWFKKRIKILSWDKNTHG, encoded by the exons ATGTATCAGAATACAATTGATATGGCTACCGCTGCCACAACGCGGTCTCCAACTCAATGGAGTCGTGAAGACGCAAAGATTTTCGAAAGAGCTCTTTTGATGGTACCGGAGAATTCACCTAACCGGTGGGAGAAGATGGCTGAAAAAGTTCCCGGTAAGTCGGCTGCAGAAGTGAAGGATTACTATCAAGATTTGGTTCATGAAATTTCGGAAATTGAATCGGGTCGGGTTGAGATTCCGATTTATCCTGATGACTTGGATGAAAGTGATGACTTGGATGAAAGTGATGACTTGGCTGAAAGTGGTGGCAGTGGATTGTTTGATTCGATGAAAGAAACACCATGGACCGAAGAAGAACAAAG GTTGTTTCTTGCTGAGCTTGAGAAATATGAGAAAGAAGATTGGTTCAAGAAGCGTATCAAGATATTATCTTGGGACAAGAACACACACGGGTAG
- the LOC123885049 gene encoding protein NDH-DEPENDENT CYCLIC ELECTRON FLOW 5, with protein MASTSLFCSNIFIPKSTIITSTRNTPSPQFCSPFSSYIQHKREFPLPKVASVPYQPINFDYLQQEFSGHGVTFEEVGGNCKAKLELKNGSIATMLLPSGLITSYKAPMWHGGIVELLHTAVSEGEFGDAVLQGGVSLNFNFQTHDDDDDDDQVSWSPTNWVLHNIKGNAEKSIQVELINKGPDSKIGIKYIVTLEEDGLGSELEISNSNSLPLHMTGSILTHVTVSSPEATYAIGLERSNYYSRLPFESKFILSPPDSSEEKGFGKIWKSSVRQLFPGLEADGSQSDDEDMNGEEMDTYKQLKERISLVYTNAPRSFTLIDRGRRTSILVGRNGFDESYLYSPGSAGIENYSKYAYICVGQAAVLQPIVLKPEDVWKGGQYLHNPNL; from the exons ATGGCTTCAACTTCACTTTTTTGCTCCAATATCTTCATTCCAAAATCTACTATAATAACTTCTACTAGAAACACACCATCACCACAATTTTGTTCACCTTTTTCAAGTTACATTCAACACAAAAGAGAGTTTCCACTTCCAAAAGTAGCTTCAGTACCTTACCAACCAATCAACTTTGATTACTTACAACAAGAATTCAGTGGTCATGGAGTCACTTTTGAAGAAGTTGGTGGAAATTGTAAGGCCAAATTGGAGTTGAAAAATGGAAGCATTGCTACCATGTTGCTACCAAGTGGATTGATTACTTCTTACAAAGCACCTATGTGGCATGGTGGAATAGTTGAGTTACTTCATACTGCTGTGTCAGAAGGAGAATTTGGTGATGCTGTTCTTCAAGGAGGTGTTTCTTTAAACTTCAATTTTCAAactcatgatgatgatgatgatgatgatcaagTTTCATGGTCTCCAACTAATTGGGTTTTGCATAACATTAAAGGCAATGCCGAGAAATCTATTCAG GTAGAATTAATAAACAAAGGACCAGATagcaaaattggaataaaatacATTGTGACTTTAGAAGAAGATGGATTAGGCTCAGAGCTTGAAatctcaaactcaaactcttTGCCTCTTCACATGACAGGTTCCATCTTGACTCATGTAACAGTAAGTTCACCAGAAGCAACTTATGCAATAGGATTAGAGAGATCAAACTACTATAGCAGACTGCCTTTTGAATCGAAATTTATTTTGAGTCCTCCGGATTCGAGTGAAGAAAAAGGATTTGGAAAAATATGGAAATCATCTGTTAGGCAACTTTTTCCTGGTTTGGAAGCAGATGGAAgccaaagtgatgatgaagatatGAACGGTGAGGAAATGGATACTTACAAACAGTTAAAAGAGAGAATAAGTCTTGTATACACGAATGCGCCTCGAAGTTTTACACTAATCGACAGG GGAAGAAGAACCTCAATATTAGTTGGAAGGAATGGATTTGATGAAAGTTACCTGTACAGTCCTGGCTCAGCAGGCATTGAAAATTACAGCAAGTATGCTTACATTTGTGTTGGTCAAGCTGCTGTCCTCCAACCAATAGTACTCAAACCAGAAGATGTATGGAAAGGAGGACAGTATCTACACAATCCAAATCTATGA
- the LOC123885048 gene encoding protein SINE1-like, producing MSRNLSPVLRRELENLDKDADSRKSAMRALKSYVKDMDVKAIPTFLAQVSETKETGTVSGEFTISLYEVLARVHGVKIVPLIDSIMQSIIQTLASSAGSFPLQQACSKVVPAVARYGIDPTMPEDKKKKIIHSICKPLSDSLTSSQECLSCGAALCLTSLVDSDNWRFASDEMVNRVCQNVAVALEGKSSQTNLHMGLVMSLAKHNSLIVEAYARLLIQSGLRMIKVGGELLDGNSQKRFAAIQMVNYLMKCLDPRSIFSEIEQVIEEMEQCQSDKMAFIKGAALEALQTAKKVASDKKVRRVKSPVSVTGSNFSRPDYMEGDSSSGDGDQTPTSNSPESRTLDYFPGYGSLAESPLSTYQSSHNMNYSRRSVNRKLWSRENGGVDVSLKDGLFSSADERNGFLENTLVHKFSNGDGELIEEFAGFIQRNPSGRVISKSTNTSPLRSRTHFDSIQIFDTPKRLIRSLQDPSDDSSVCSEKPIRRFRSLSSGHIDWSPSAYSKYDQNGISNHVKYHTGENASSCGDVQYQDGSESVSSTDDLLGDANTQRPSKEVPESNKVPQIVRTEKPLQKTKRRFVCGLSFVILAMATPLIWINSQEEAHFLVPT from the exons ATGAGCAGGAATTTGAGTCCTGTGTTGCGAAGAGAGCTCGAAAATCTCGACAAAGACGCTGACAGTCGTAAGTCTGCAATGAGAGCGTTGAAATCTTACGTGAAGGATATGGACGTTAAGGCAATTCCTACCTTTCTTGCTCAAGTTTCCGAGACCAAGGAAACCGGTACTGTATCGGGAGAATTCACAATTTCGCTTTATGAAGTTCTTGCTAGGGTTCATGGAGTCAAAATTGTTCCGTTGATTGATAGTATCATGCAAAGCATAATTCAGACTTTAGCTTCAAGTGCCGGTTCTTTCCCTCTTCAACAAGCTTGTTCCAAGGTTGTTCCAGCTGTAGCAAGATATGGAATTGACCCTACAATGCCGGAagataagaagaagaaaataattcATTCTATTTGTAAGCCTCTTTCTGATTCGCTTACGAGTTCGCAGGAGTGTTTGAGTTGTGGAGCAGCTCTTTGTTTGACTTCTCTTGTGGATTCGGATAATTGGCGGTTTGCTTCTGATGAAATGGTTAATAGGGTTTGTCAAAATGTTGCCGTTGCATTAGAAGGAAAGTCTTCTCAGACTAATTTGCATATGGGTTTGGTTATGTCGTTAGCCAAGCATAACTCTTTGATTGTTGAAGCTTATGCTCGGTTACTCATACAATCTGGGCTGCGAATGATAAAAGTTGGTGGAGAGCTTTTGGACGGGAATTCTCAGAAGCGGTTTGCAGCTATTCAAATGGTCAACTATTTGATGAAATGTTTAGATCCGAGGAGTATTTTCTCGGAGATTGAACAAGTAATTGAGGAGATGGAGCAGTGCCAATCCGACAAAATGGCATTCATCAAAGGTGCTGCACTTGAAGCCTTGCAAACAGCCAAGAAAGTTGCGAGCGACAAAAAAGTGAGACGTGTGAAGAGTCCCGTTTCGGTTACAGGCTCAAATTTTAGTAGGCCGGATTATATGGAAGGAGATAGTTCATCAGGTGACGGAGACCAGACTCCCACTTCTAACTCACCAGAGTCACGTACACTCGACTATTTTCCTGGATATGGATCGCTTGCTGAGTCTCCCCTTTCGACATATCAGTCTTCTCataatatgaactattcacggAGGAGCGTCAATCGGAAGCTTTGGAGTCGTGAAAATGGTGGTGTTGACGTGTCTCTAAAGGACGGTTTGTTCTCAAGTGCAGATGAGAGAAATGGCTTTTTGGAGAACACTTTGGTTCACAAGTTTTCCAATGGAGATGGAGAATTAATTGAGGAATTCGCTGGTTTCATCCAGAGAAATCCTAGTGGGCGTGTAATATCCAAAAGTACCAACACAAGTCCTCTT AGATCACGCACTCACTTTGACAGCATTCAAATTTTTGACACTCCAAAGAGGCTCATTCGCTCTCTTCAAGATCCAAGTGATGATAGTTCAGTATGTTCTGAAAAGCCGATTAGAAGGTTCAGGAGCCTATCATCAGGCCATATTGATTGGAGTCCATCTGCTTATTCTAAGTATGACCAGAACGGTATTTCAAATCATGTCAAGTATCATACCGGAGAGAACGCAAGCTCATGCGGAGACGTGCAGTATCAAGATGGATCAGAGTCAGTTTCGTCAACTGATGACCTTCTCGGTGATGCCAATACACAGAGGCCTTCTAAAGAGGTTCCTGAAAGTAACAAAGTTCCACAAATTGTTCGCACGGAAAAGCCACTTCAAAAGACCAAGCGCAGATTTGTTTGTGGACTTTCTTTTGTGATTCTTGCAATGGCTACACCTTTAATCTGGATCAACAGTCAAGAAGAAGCACATTTCCTTGTACCGACATAA
- the LOC123884251 gene encoding T-complex protein 1 subunit theta-like: protein MGFGMQSMLKEGHKHLSGLDEAVLKNIDACKQLSTITRTSLGPNGMNKMVINHLDKLFVTNDAATIVNELEVQHPAAKILVLASKAQQEEIGDGANLTISFAGELLQAAEELIRMGLHPSEIISGYTKAVNKTVEILDELVEEGSENMDVRDKEQVISRMRAAVASKQFGQEDTLCSLIADACIQVCPKNPVNFNVDNVRVAKLVGGGLHNSAVVPGMVLRTDAVGTMKYIEKAKVAVFVGGVDTSATETKGTVLIHSAEQLENYSKTEEAKVEELIKAVADSGAKVIVSGAAVGEMALHFCERYKLMVLKISSKFELRRFCRTTGSVAMLKLCQPKPDDLGYVDSVSVEEIGGARVTIVKNEVDGNSVATVVLRGSTDSILDDLERAVDDGVNTYKAMCRDSRIVPGAAATEIELAKRVKDFSFQETGLDQYAIAKFAESFEMIPRTLAENAGLNAMEIISSLYAEHASGNTKVGIDLEPGVCKDVSTMRVWDLHVTKLFALKYAADAACTVLRVDQIIMSKPAGGPRRDQPAPGMDED from the exons ATGGGTTTCGGTATGCAATCGATGCTGAAGGAAGGTCACAAACATCTTTCTGGTCTCGATGAAGCTGTTCTCAAGAACATCGATGCTTGCAAACAACTTTCTACAATCACTCGAACTTCTCTTGGCCCAAATG GTATGAATAAGATGGTTATAAATCATTTGGACAAACTTTTTGTCACAAATGATGCTGCGACAATTGTGAATGAACTTGAAGTTCAGCATCCGGCTGCCAAAATTTTGGTTTTGGCCAGTAAGGCTCAACAAGAGGAAATTGGCGATGGAGCAAATTTGACTATTTCATTTGCTGGGGAGCTCTTGCAAGCTGCAGAGGAACTTATTAGGATGGGTTTGCACCCAAGTGAGATCATTAGTGGATATACTAAAGCAGTCAATAAG ACAGTTGAAATATTAGATGAACTGGTGGAGGAAGGCTCAGAGAATATGGATGTGCGTGATAAGGAACAGGTTATTTCTCGAATGAGAGCAGCAGTTGCTAGCAAGCAATTTGGCCAAGAGGATACCCTATGCTCACTTATTGCTGAT GCATGCATCCAAGTGTGCCCGAAAAACCCTGTAAACTTCAACGTGGACAATGTTCGTGTTGCCAAGCTTGTGGGAGGGGGTTTGCATAACAGTGCAGTTGTTCCCGGAATGGTTTTGAGAACTGATGCTGTTGGGACTATGAAGTATATTGAAAAGGCAAAG GTTGCTGTGTTTGTTGGTGGTGTTGATACGTCTGCAACTGAAACTAAAGGAACTGTCCTCATACATTCAGCCGAGCAG CTAGAAAACTATTCAAAAACTGAAGAGGCTAAAGTAGAGGAGCTCATCAAGGCAGTAGCGGATTCTGGTGCAAAAGTGATTGTCAGTGGTGCTGCCGTAGGAGAGATGGCTTTGCATTTTTGTGAACGTTACAA GCTTATGGTTCTGAAAATCAGTTCAAAGTTTGAACTACGTCGATTTTGCCGAACAACTGGTTCTGTTGCAATG CTGAAACTTTGCCAACCAAAACCTGACGATCTTGGATATGTTGATTCTGTTTCAGTCGAGGAAATTGGTGGTGCCAGG GTGACCATTGTGAAAAATGAAGTTGATGGAAATTCTGTGGCCACTGTTGTTTTACGAGGAAGTACCGACAGTATCCTAGATGATCTTGAAAGAGCAGTTGATGATGGAGTGAACACTTACAAG GCCATGTGCAGGGATAGCCGCATTGTACCAGGAGCTGCTGCAACTGAAATTGAGTTAGCTAAAAGGGTGAAAGACTTTTCCTTCCAGGAAACAGG ATTGGATCAGTATGCTATAGCGAAATTTGCTGAAAGCTTTGAGATGATTCCAAGAACTTTGGCTGAAAATGCTGGGCTAAATGCAATGGAGATTATATCTTCTCTTTATGCTGAACATGCGTCTGGAAATACTAAAGTTGGCATTGATTTGGAACCAGGTGTTTGTAAGGATGTCTCAACCATGAGGGTCTGGGATCTCCATGTGACTAA GCTATTTGCTCTTAAATATGCTGCAGATGCTGCATGCACTGTACTACGAGTCGATCAG ATTATTATGTCAAAACCTGCTGGTGGACCAAGAAGAGACCAGCCTGCTCCTGGCATGGATGAAGACTAA